The Acidobacteriota bacterium genome contains a region encoding:
- a CDS encoding L-arabinose isomerase, with the protein MIDLKHLEAWFVTGSQHLYGQQTLDQVATHSREIAAALDRSSTVPVKIVFKPLLTTPESIYQLFLEANSSANCVGLIMWMHTFSPAKMWIQGLRALRKPFVHLHTQFNRELPWATIDMDFMNLNQSAHGDREFGFLTSRGRRRRKIIVGFWQDEDVTRELATWLRAASAWHDAQHLKIARFGDNMRKVAVTEGDKVEAEMRLGYSVNGYGMGDLVDHCKRVNDSDVERLISQYEESYAVTEPLRTRGEKRPSLREAARIELGLRHFLEDGNFKAFTDTFEDLHGVPQLPGVAVQRLMADGYGFGAEGDWKTAALVRAMKVMASGLKGGTSFMEDYTYDLKNGGMVLGAHMLEICPSIADGRPSLEIHPLSIGGKADPVRLVFDAGRGPAVNASIVDIGDRFRMIVNQVGTVPPEHPLRKLPVARAVWIPEPNLKVGAGAWILAGGAHHTGFSLALTAQHLEDFASIADIEFLLIDAKTTISEFKKELRWNDVFYRLTALGNQFPL; encoded by the coding sequence ATGATTGATCTTAAACACCTCGAAGCTTGGTTCGTGACGGGAAGCCAGCATCTTTATGGGCAGCAGACACTGGATCAGGTCGCGACGCATTCGCGAGAGATCGCAGCAGCGCTGGACAGGTCATCCACTGTGCCGGTGAAGATCGTTTTCAAACCGCTGCTCACTACGCCGGAGTCGATCTACCAGCTTTTCCTCGAAGCCAACAGCTCAGCAAACTGTGTTGGCCTCATCATGTGGATGCATACATTCTCGCCGGCAAAAATGTGGATCCAGGGATTGAGAGCACTCCGCAAGCCGTTTGTGCATCTGCACACGCAATTCAACCGCGAGCTGCCATGGGCGACGATCGACATGGACTTCATGAATTTGAATCAGTCGGCACACGGCGATCGCGAGTTTGGATTTCTCACCAGCCGCGGACGCAGGCGGCGGAAGATAATCGTCGGATTCTGGCAAGACGAAGATGTCACCCGCGAACTCGCAACCTGGCTGCGTGCGGCGAGCGCATGGCACGACGCGCAGCATCTGAAGATCGCGCGCTTCGGCGACAACATGCGCAAAGTCGCGGTCACAGAGGGTGACAAGGTCGAAGCCGAGATGCGCCTCGGATATTCGGTGAACGGATACGGAATGGGCGATCTGGTTGACCACTGTAAGCGTGTCAACGACTCCGATGTAGAGAGACTCATTTCCCAGTATGAGGAATCATATGCCGTCACCGAGCCGCTACGGACACGCGGAGAAAAGCGCCCATCATTGCGAGAGGCGGCGCGAATCGAGTTGGGGCTGCGCCATTTCCTTGAAGACGGCAACTTCAAAGCTTTTACCGATACGTTTGAAGATTTGCATGGCGTGCCGCAGTTGCCCGGAGTTGCGGTGCAACGTCTCATGGCCGACGGGTACGGTTTTGGTGCCGAGGGCGACTGGAAAACGGCGGCTCTGGTGCGCGCAATGAAAGTGATGGCCTCCGGACTCAAAGGCGGAACGTCGTTCATGGAGGATTACACCTACGATCTGAAGAATGGCGGCATGGTGCTGGGCGCGCACATGCTGGAGATCTGCCCTTCGATTGCCGACGGACGACCGTCTCTTGAGATTCATCCTCTGAGCATCGGCGGGAAGGCAGATCCTGTGCGTCTAGTCTTTGATGCCGGGCGGGGACCGGCGGTCAACGCATCGATCGTTGACATAGGAGATCGCTTCCGTATGATCGTCAATCAAGTCGGCACGGTTCCGCCTGAGCATCCGCTGCGTAAATTGCCTGTGGCGAGAGCGGTTTGGATTCCAGAGCCAAATCTGAAAGTCGGTGCGGGGGCATGGATTCTGGCCGGCGGAGCGCACCACACTGGATTCAGCCTCGCCTTAACTGCGCAGCACTTAGAAGACTTCGCCTCGATTGCCGATATAGAATTTCTGTTGATTGATGCAAAAACCACTATTTCGGAGTTCAAAAAAGAGCTCCGCTGGAATGACGTGTTTTACCGGTTGACCGCTCTCGGGAATCAATTCCCGTTGTAG
- a CDS encoding ribonuclease H, whose amino-acid sequence MSIFLAHVDGGSHGSPGPSGIGVVLQDSQGEKIRISKWIGHQDNNVAEYVALLEALQHALKLKAKVLHVFSDSQVVVRQMTGEYACRSPRLYSLHWTCRKLARSFDFAISHISRESNREANQLAHHAVHSRG is encoded by the coding sequence ATGTCAATTTTTCTTGCACATGTTGATGGTGGTTCCCACGGCAGTCCCGGACCTTCCGGGATTGGCGTCGTGCTCCAGGACTCTCAAGGCGAGAAGATCCGGATCTCAAAGTGGATAGGGCATCAGGACAATAATGTTGCCGAATACGTCGCCTTGCTCGAGGCTTTGCAGCACGCTCTGAAGCTGAAGGCTAAGGTGCTGCACGTTTTCTCCGACTCTCAGGTGGTAGTCCGTCAGATGACAGGCGAGTACGCATGTCGCAGCCCGCGCCTGTACTCCCTCCACTGGACCTGCCGCAAGCTGGCCCGTTCCTTTGATTTCGCGATCTCTCACATCAGCCGCGAGTCGAACCGCGAAGCCAACCAACTCGCTCACCATGCCGTCCACTCCCGAGGGTAA
- a CDS encoding beta-xylosidase, translated as MVAVAAHGQEQISIRVDASQPIGSFRPIYSYFGYDEPNYTYTVNGTKLVNELGALSSSPVYIRTHFLLATGDGGAGLKWGSTNAYIEDSAGKAIYDWKIIDRIFETYLLAGARPFVEIGFMPQALSSKPEPYRPTWIPGAANKDYAIGWSYPPRDYRKWEELVYQWVRHCVEKYGQQEVESWYWEVWNEPDIFYWHGTPEEYEKLYDYTASAVKRALPSARIGGPATTGPASPQAAAFLRHFLEHCDHGTNFGNGNAGAPLDFITYHAKGRPSVVDGRVRMGIAKQLQDVREGFRIVRSFAKFRDLPIILSESDPEGCAACSARVYPQNSYRNGTLYPAYTAVMLKNIFELADREQANIDGTLTWAFEFEGQPYFDGFRTLATNGIDKPVLNLFRMLGMMQGSRVKTENSRRIPLLSMLAEGVQKPDVDSLAVARDREVSVLTWHYCDEDVVGVATKVRLIISGLPKNAKRLLLRQYRIDEDHSNSWTTWKSMGSPQSPSPEQYATLEAASQLHQSDSPIWVSSKNREMTVDVTLPRQSVSLLQLSW; from the coding sequence ATGGTTGCCGTGGCTGCACACGGACAAGAGCAGATATCCATCCGAGTCGATGCGTCGCAACCAATCGGGTCCTTCAGACCGATCTATTCCTATTTCGGATACGACGAGCCAAACTACACCTACACTGTGAACGGAACAAAGCTGGTGAATGAGCTTGGAGCACTGAGCAGCTCTCCGGTTTACATTCGCACACATTTTCTCCTGGCGACTGGTGATGGCGGCGCTGGACTCAAGTGGGGATCTACGAACGCCTACATCGAGGATTCGGCGGGAAAAGCAATCTACGACTGGAAGATCATCGATCGCATCTTTGAGACTTATCTGCTGGCGGGAGCTAGGCCGTTTGTAGAAATTGGATTCATGCCACAAGCGCTGTCATCAAAGCCCGAGCCCTATCGCCCAACTTGGATTCCGGGCGCGGCGAATAAGGACTATGCCATCGGTTGGTCTTACCCCCCTCGTGATTACCGCAAGTGGGAAGAACTTGTCTATCAGTGGGTGCGACACTGTGTAGAAAAATACGGCCAGCAGGAGGTTGAGTCGTGGTATTGGGAGGTGTGGAACGAGCCCGATATTTTTTATTGGCACGGAACGCCAGAAGAATACGAAAAACTGTACGACTACACTGCAAGCGCTGTGAAGCGCGCTCTTCCGTCGGCCAGGATCGGCGGTCCCGCAACGACGGGACCAGCGAGTCCGCAGGCAGCGGCATTCCTCAGGCACTTCCTTGAACACTGCGATCACGGCACTAATTTCGGGAATGGGAATGCTGGTGCTCCACTCGATTTCATCACTTACCATGCAAAGGGTCGCCCTTCGGTTGTCGATGGGCGCGTGCGAATGGGAATTGCGAAGCAATTGCAGGATGTTCGCGAAGGTTTCCGGATTGTGCGCTCGTTCGCAAAATTTCGCGATCTGCCTATCATACTGAGCGAATCGGATCCTGAGGGATGCGCGGCATGTTCGGCGCGCGTTTATCCGCAGAACTCGTACCGAAATGGGACGCTCTATCCGGCGTACACAGCTGTGATGTTGAAGAACATCTTCGAATTAGCCGATCGTGAGCAAGCCAACATTGATGGCACGCTGACCTGGGCTTTTGAATTTGAAGGCCAGCCCTATTTCGACGGTTTTCGCACTCTGGCGACTAATGGCATTGATAAGCCGGTGCTGAACCTTTTTCGAATGCTGGGAATGATGCAGGGCAGTCGGGTGAAAACAGAGAACAGCAGGCGAATACCTTTGCTCAGCATGCTCGCAGAGGGTGTGCAGAAGCCGGATGTCGATAGCTTGGCGGTTGCTCGGGATCGTGAGGTTTCAGTCCTGACGTGGCACTATTGTGACGAAGATGTAGTCGGAGTGGCGACGAAAGTACGATTGATCATCAGTGGCCTTCCTAAGAACGCGAAGCGACTTTTGCTGCGGCAGTATCGCATCGACGAGGACCACAGCAATTCTTGGACTACGTGGAAGAGTATGGGATCGCCACAATCGCCATCACCAGAGCAATACGCAACGTTGGAGGCCGCAAGTCAGCTTCACCAGAGTGATTCTCCCATTTGGGTATCCTCGAAGAACCGAGAGATGACTGTAGACGTTACCCTTCCGCGACAGTCTGTGTCTCTGTTGCAACTGAGCTGGTGA
- a CDS encoding sigma-54-dependent Fis family transcriptional regulator — protein sequence MSGATWSSSAAQKEACAPVAPTPVALPPAEIPLIEGIAEGLFFVCHSRAMREVRCMVDLVAQTNLPVLILGETGAGKEVVVRLIHHVSLRKNRPFLKVNCAALPAELLESELFGYEAGAFTGATKATAGKFEACNKGTILLDEIAEMPPEPQAKLLQVLQDGEYCRLGSAKPIRVDVRVLAATNVDIARAIRTKKFREDLYYRLNAFSLQIPPLRERIEDIPVLLQHFISAQAAVLGCEPLPLTPDLLKACLRYSWPGNVRELENFVKRYLIVRDEKKAVAHLLPETYRASSSQQSATSTFSMKATDLKSLVRGLKEQAERQAIIGALELSRGNRKDAARILNISSRALIYKMREYGIDGAKENYPTELSA from the coding sequence ATGAGCGGTGCCACTTGGTCTTCGTCTGCCGCCCAGAAAGAAGCCTGCGCGCCGGTTGCGCCCACTCCCGTCGCCCTCCCGCCTGCTGAAATTCCTCTCATTGAGGGGATCGCCGAGGGCTTGTTCTTTGTCTGTCACAGTCGGGCGATGCGCGAAGTTCGCTGCATGGTGGATCTCGTCGCACAGACTAATCTGCCGGTGCTGATTCTGGGAGAAACCGGAGCAGGAAAAGAAGTCGTCGTTCGCCTCATTCACCATGTCTCGTTGCGCAAAAATCGGCCATTCCTAAAAGTTAACTGCGCCGCCCTTCCGGCGGAATTGCTTGAAAGCGAACTGTTTGGCTATGAGGCTGGAGCGTTTACCGGCGCGACGAAAGCCACGGCGGGAAAGTTCGAGGCCTGCAATAAAGGCACAATTCTTCTGGATGAGATCGCCGAAATGCCGCCGGAACCACAGGCGAAGCTGCTGCAGGTATTGCAGGACGGCGAGTACTGCCGGCTGGGAAGCGCGAAGCCTATTCGTGTCGATGTCCGTGTGTTGGCAGCTACGAACGTTGATATTGCTCGTGCGATAAGAACGAAAAAGTTTCGGGAAGATCTCTACTATCGACTGAATGCGTTCTCGCTGCAGATCCCCCCGCTTCGCGAGAGGATAGAGGACATTCCGGTTCTTCTTCAGCATTTCATCTCTGCACAAGCAGCTGTACTCGGTTGTGAACCGCTGCCGCTCACGCCAGACCTGCTAAAGGCGTGCTTGCGCTATTCCTGGCCGGGAAACGTGCGCGAACTCGAGAATTTCGTGAAGCGCTATCTCATTGTGCGCGATGAGAAAAAGGCAGTAGCTCACTTGCTGCCCGAAACATACCGCGCGAGCAGCTCGCAACAGAGCGCCACCAGCACATTTTCAATGAAGGCCACCGATTTGAAATCGCTTGTTCGCGGACTGAAAGAACAAGCCGAGCGGCAGGCGATCATTGGAGCTCTGGAATTATCGCGCGGAAATCGCAAAGATGCTGCTCGGATCCTCAACATCTCCTCGCGAGCTCTGATCTATAAAATGCGCGAATACGGCATCGACGGAGCGAAGGAAAACTATCCCACCGAGCTCTCCGCATAG
- a CDS encoding gfo/Idh/MocA family oxidoreductase, whose product MNRREFTKLSALALAGRYLPIHAYSGANKPIGYAAVGLGTISDIFMRACASSQTAKITALVTGHPDTKGAKYSAMYGVPKTSIYTYETFDRIRENSDVDAIYVGLPNSMHCEYTVRGAQAGKHVLCEKPMAISSTECHKMIDACRQAKVKLMIGYRVHYEPLWKQAIRIIQSGQLGQLESLHGGFFGQQRPGAWRLTKAFGGGGALLDLGIYPLNAIRHITGEEPTNFTAVIATRERSGRFSDVEQSMEWTMKLPSGIIASCGCSYGQRGPSILSINGETGYLVMEPAFNYEGVRLHGEIGGKKIEQVSDERHPYQFTIEAEHFADCIRNNQEPEAPGEEGLKDMLAIEAIYKAAGAPIA is encoded by the coding sequence ATGAATCGTCGCGAATTCACGAAGCTCTCCGCTCTTGCTCTGGCAGGGAGATACCTGCCCATCCACGCCTACAGCGGAGCAAACAAGCCGATCGGCTATGCGGCCGTCGGGCTGGGTACTATTTCTGACATCTTCATGAGAGCATGCGCAAGCTCGCAGACCGCGAAGATCACCGCGCTCGTCACAGGACATCCCGACACGAAGGGCGCGAAGTATTCGGCGATGTATGGCGTCCCCAAAACCTCGATCTACACGTACGAGACGTTTGATCGGATCCGCGAGAACTCGGATGTCGATGCGATTTACGTAGGCTTGCCGAACAGCATGCACTGCGAGTACACCGTGCGCGGCGCGCAAGCGGGAAAGCATGTTTTATGCGAGAAGCCGATGGCCATTTCGAGCACCGAATGCCACAAAATGATCGATGCCTGCCGGCAAGCCAAGGTCAAACTGATGATCGGCTACCGCGTGCACTACGAGCCATTGTGGAAGCAGGCGATCCGGATCATCCAATCGGGCCAGCTCGGGCAGTTGGAATCGCTGCATGGTGGCTTCTTCGGGCAGCAGCGACCGGGCGCATGGCGACTTACAAAGGCTTTCGGTGGCGGTGGCGCGCTGCTGGATTTGGGGATTTATCCGCTCAACGCGATTCGTCATATCACCGGCGAGGAGCCGACGAATTTCACTGCTGTCATCGCGACGCGTGAGCGCAGCGGCCGTTTCAGCGATGTGGAACAGTCGATGGAATGGACGATGAAGCTGCCCTCCGGCATCATCGCATCCTGTGGGTGTTCATACGGTCAACGCGGGCCAAGCATTCTTAGTATCAACGGCGAGACCGGCTATCTAGTGATGGAACCCGCTTTTAACTACGAAGGTGTCCGGCTGCATGGTGAAATCGGCGGAAAGAAGATCGAGCAGGTGAGCGATGAAAGACATCCGTATCAATTTACGATTGAGGCGGAACATTTCGCCGACTGCATCCGCAACAACC